The proteins below come from a single bacterium genomic window:
- a CDS encoding protein kinase, with translation MSLTAGTRLGKYRLDAVIGAGGMGVVYRAKDLQLLRDVAIKVLPENLAEDRVALKRLEREARVIAALSHPNILSIHDFDTHEGIAFVVMELLEGRNLKQVIQERRFSFEEAVEIGTAIAEGLHAAHSKGIIHRDLKPDNVFLTSDSRVKILDFGLAILKPVLSGEDLSKASTDSAIRDEGINGTVPYMSPEQLRGKAMDSRSDIFSFGSVFYEMIVGHPPFLRETVADSISAILHEDPAYDGVPSQAIRIVSSCLQKDPDQRMHDAHHLVTALTKTSSSPLILPAGKPPVVQRRWKSMSLIASFTVLAALLLAYLNSSFFRNPSKINSVAVLPLKNMSGDPQDEYFADGMTDEITSRLARISTIRVISRTSAMQYKGVLKNVKQIGRELDVDVLLEGSVRRTGGKIRLLTNLIDADTDRNIWSKTYEEDMPDILQLQNELAREVARELKATLTPFESTLLSSQQNILPEAYDAYLSGLSHERKEDYSLESVLKQIDMFRQAVELDPDFAAARASLSRAHSTMHHFRFQPEVDHARKAKEAVDRALEIDPDLPEARLALGYYYYWCVKDYGRALNQFGLARKALPNDTTALEGIAYILRRQGNCDEALNTLQKALVLSPRDLRIVNQIANTLSMLRRYDEADQYYERAINLSPDQIDPYFNRIENYYLWDGTTERAGKLLETLPSSATSIEWFWTVHYFYSRDYETLISFLESRVLRGFDNQHAFAPKEQLLATAYRLSSRPEHALRYYKLAKNIVESKYKSNADSPTVLSSLGFVYAGLGYTDRAIEMGRRGFEVVPMMKDSVGGTFRGMDLAKIYVMTGRYEEAMNILEYLLTRPGFVSVKLLQLDPEFKPLQQSSRFQKLVQRYATN, from the coding sequence GTGTCACTTACAGCAGGAACAAGGCTCGGCAAGTACAGACTTGATGCGGTCATAGGCGCCGGGGGCATGGGCGTCGTATACCGCGCAAAAGATCTTCAGCTCCTGCGAGACGTCGCGATTAAAGTCCTGCCGGAGAATCTTGCAGAAGATCGAGTCGCGTTAAAGCGCCTTGAACGGGAAGCGAGGGTGATCGCCGCTTTATCACATCCCAACATTCTCAGCATTCATGATTTCGATACTCATGAAGGGATCGCCTTTGTGGTCATGGAATTGCTGGAAGGAAGGAACCTTAAGCAGGTCATTCAAGAGCGCCGCTTCTCTTTTGAAGAAGCTGTGGAAATAGGCACTGCCATTGCCGAAGGTTTGCATGCTGCTCATTCGAAAGGCATCATTCACCGCGATCTAAAACCGGACAACGTCTTTTTAACAAGCGACTCGCGAGTCAAGATTCTCGATTTCGGACTTGCTATATTGAAACCGGTGCTTTCCGGTGAAGATTTGAGCAAGGCCTCAACCGATTCGGCGATTCGTGATGAAGGAATAAACGGCACTGTTCCCTACATGTCTCCCGAACAGCTTCGTGGAAAGGCGATGGATTCGCGCAGCGATATTTTCTCATTCGGCTCTGTTTTCTACGAAATGATTGTCGGACATCCTCCGTTCCTGCGTGAAACGGTGGCAGACAGTATTTCGGCCATCCTTCACGAAGATCCCGCTTATGATGGTGTACCATCGCAAGCCATTCGAATTGTTAGTTCCTGCCTGCAAAAAGATCCGGATCAAAGAATGCACGACGCTCATCATCTCGTAACTGCCCTGACAAAAACTTCCAGCTCACCATTGATTCTTCCTGCAGGGAAGCCTCCTGTCGTTCAACGCAGATGGAAATCAATGAGTTTGATTGCTTCCTTCACGGTCCTTGCCGCCCTGCTGCTCGCGTATCTGAATTCTTCCTTCTTTCGTAACCCATCCAAAATCAATTCGGTAGCGGTCTTGCCGTTGAAGAATATGTCAGGTGATCCGCAGGATGAGTATTTTGCAGATGGGATGACCGATGAAATTACGTCCCGTTTAGCGCGGATCAGCACCATCCGGGTCATCTCACGCACTTCAGCCATGCAATACAAGGGGGTTCTCAAAAACGTAAAACAGATCGGTCGCGAACTGGACGTAGATGTACTTCTTGAGGGTTCCGTTCGGAGAACCGGCGGCAAAATCCGGTTACTGACAAATCTTATCGACGCGGATACGGATCGCAACATTTGGTCAAAGACTTACGAAGAAGATATGCCGGACATTCTACAGCTTCAGAATGAACTCGCCCGGGAAGTTGCTCGCGAGCTGAAAGCTACACTGACACCGTTTGAATCAACGCTGCTGTCTTCACAGCAGAACATATTACCGGAAGCTTATGATGCTTACTTGAGCGGATTGAGTCACGAGAGGAAAGAAGATTATTCTCTCGAAAGCGTTCTGAAGCAAATCGATATGTTCCGACAGGCTGTTGAACTGGATCCGGATTTTGCGGCCGCACGCGCGAGTCTTTCCCGGGCTCATTCAACGATGCACCATTTTCGTTTTCAGCCTGAAGTCGATCATGCCCGTAAAGCAAAAGAGGCCGTGGATCGAGCCCTTGAAATTGATCCGGATCTACCGGAGGCACGCCTCGCTCTCGGCTATTACTACTACTGGTGCGTGAAAGATTATGGCCGAGCATTGAATCAATTTGGGCTGGCTCGCAAGGCGCTCCCAAATGATACGACGGCGCTGGAAGGCATCGCCTACATCTTGAGACGTCAGGGAAACTGTGACGAGGCGCTAAACACTTTGCAAAAGGCGTTGGTTTTAAGCCCAAGAGATCTGCGCATTGTCAATCAAATTGCGAATACACTTTCGATGTTGAGGCGTTATGACGAAGCTGACCAGTATTATGAACGGGCTATCAACCTTTCTCCGGATCAGATAGATCCATATTTCAACCGAATAGAGAATTATTATCTCTGGGATGGAACCACCGAACGAGCCGGCAAATTGCTTGAAACTCTTCCGTCAAGCGCAACCAGTATTGAATGGTTCTGGACGGTTCACTATTTTTACTCACGAGACTATGAAACTCTGATCTCCTTTCTTGAGTCCAGGGTTCTCCGCGGGTTCGATAACCAGCATGCTTTCGCTCCGAAAGAGCAGCTTCTTGCAACGGCATACAGGCTTTCCAGCCGTCCGGAGCATGCCCTCCGTTACTATAAGCTGGCGAAAAATATTGTGGAGTCAAAATATAAATCCAATGCCGACAGCCCGACAGTGTTGAGTTCTCTTGGTTTTGTATATGCAGGACTCGGATACACTGATCGAGCTATCGAAATGGGAAGACGCGGTTTTGAAGTTGTCCCTATGATGAAGGATTCCGTAGGAGGGACGTTCCGCGGTATGGATCTTGCGAAAATCTACGTGATGACGGGCCGGTATGAAGAGGCCATGAATATACTGGAGTATCTTCTTACAAGACCCGGATTTGTCTCTGTAAAACTACTGCAATTGGATCCCGAATTCAAACCTCTCCAACAGTCTTCACGCTTCCAAAAACTCGTCCAACGATACGCAACAAACTGA